From a region of the Arachis ipaensis cultivar K30076 chromosome B09, Araip1.1, whole genome shotgun sequence genome:
- the LOC107619228 gene encoding dolichol-phosphate mannosyltransferase subunit 1, translated as MDAQNKNQANKYSIIVPTYNERLNIGLIVYLIFKHLKDVDFEVIVVDDGSPDGTQDMVIQLQKVYGEDRILLRPRPKKLGLGTAYIHGMKHASGNFVVIMDADLSHHPKYLPKFISKQMETRADIVTGTRYVKGGGVHGWNLIRKLTSRGANVLAQTFLWPGVSDLTGSFRLYRKSVLEDIINCCVSKGYVFQMEMIVRASRKGYHIGEVPITFVDRVFGSSKLGGSEIVEYLKGLAYLLVTM; from the exons ATGGATGCACAGAATAAGAATCAAGCAAACAAGTACAGTATAATTGTTCCTACGTATAATGAGCGGCTCAACATTGGTCTCATTGTTTACCTCATCTTCAAGCATCTCAA GGATGTTGATTTTGAAGTTATCGTTGTGGATGATGGGAGTCCGGATGGTACCCAGGATATGGTAATACAACTGCAGAAAGTTTATGGAGAAGATCGGATT CTGCTAAGACCGAGACCTAAGAAGCTGGGTTTAG GAACTGCTTATATTCACGGCATGAAGCATGCATCTGGAAATTTTGTTGTCATCATGGATGCTGATCTGTCACACCAT CCAAAATATTTGCCAAAATTCATCAG CAAGCAAATGGAAACTAGAGCAGATATAGTTACTGGTACTCGTTATGTTAAAGGTGGTGGTGTGCACGGATGGAATCTTATCCGCAAACTAACAAGCAGGGGAGCAAATGTTCTTGCTCAAACATTTTTATGGCCTGGTGTCTCAGATTTGACAGGATCATTTAG ACTTTATAGGAAGTCTGTGCTTGAAGACATCATTAATTGCTGCGTTAGTAAGGGATATGTCTTTCAAATGGAGATGATAGTCAGAGCATCCAGAAAAGGATATCATATTGGAGAG GTTCCAATCACATTTGTTGATAGAGTATTTGGAAGTTCAAAACTTGGTGGATCCGAGATTGTTGAATACCTGAAAGGCCTAGCATATCTTTTGGTGACAATGTAA